In Streptomyces rapamycinicus NRRL 5491, the genomic stretch CGTACGGTGTCGCGGAAGGTCTGCCACCGGTCGGCCCGCCGCGCCAGCCGGTCCAGTTGGTCGATGGTCACCGATTGCTGCTGCTCCAGGGCGGCCCGCCGCCGGCCCGCCCGCTCCAGCCGCACTCCGGCGGCGCCGGCGGCCGCCCGGACCCGGCTCGCCTCCAGCGCGCCGTCCTCCTCGGCCCGCGCCTGCTCCTCGGCGAGCCGGTGTCTGACCTTGTTGCGCACACTGGCCAGTTCGGCGAAGTAGGGCACCCGGTCGGGACTGGCCAGCACCCAGGGGTCGAAGACCTTGCGCGTGGCCGCCGAGGCGCCGTGCTTGCGCGCCCGGTCCAGCAGCCAGGCGCTGTCACCGGCCCGGATGACATCCGAGGCGACGGGCTCGGGCTGGGGCAGCGCCCCGTCGGGAAACCGCCGCGCGGCAGTCCGCCCGCCGCGGCGCCCGCGGTCCGCGTCGGCCCTGCGGCGGAGCAGCCTCAGCCGCCGCGGGGCCTCGTCGTCACCGGCGGTAGGTGGTGTGGACATGTGCCTTCACCCTCCCCTCCAGAAGCTCCGTCCAGAAGGAGTTGAACTGCTCGTACCGGGAGGTGTCGGTGCCGTACTTCATGCCGTAGCCCACCGGGTAGACGTCGGCGCCGGACAGCTCCGGCCTGCCGTGCGACTTCAGGAACCTGTCGATGACGGTCCGGCGGCTCGCGGCGGTGGACAGGTCCTGCCGCCCCAGCCGGAAGTCGGTGTCGCCCTGGTCGAAGTCGCTCACCACCAGGACGTCGAACGAGGCGTCGTCGCCGGACGGCTTGGACAGCGCGATGCGCGACAGGCCCCCGAGCACATCGGAGCCGGGCTCCTCCTTCTGGGCGCAGCGCAGCAGCTTCAGGGCGTTGGAGAGGGCCACCGCGCGCATGGTGGTGCGGGCCCGCTCGCGGTCGGCGGTCTTCGAGGTGCCCGGATCCAGGTCCAGCGGGCTGACCTGGCACTTGGACGCCTTGGACACCTTGGTGATGGGGGCGAAGGACGTCTTGCGGCACTTCTTGTCCGCCAGGAACGTCTGCAGGGTGGCCTTGAGCTTGGCCTCCGAGTCGAAGCCGGTCCGGGTGGCAGCCGCCGAGCCGGAGCCGTCGACCACGACGCCGCACGTCTGGGAGTAGCGTGACGGCTCGTCGGAGCCGCAGGCGGTGGCGCCCGCCGCCAGGGCGAGCGCCAGCGCGGCGGTGAGCGCGCGCCGCCGGTGCCGGCGCCGCCGGGCGCCCGGGTGCTGCGGAGCGGGGCTGTGGACGGTCTGGACGGTCATCGCGCGGTCCTCCCGTCGACGCGGTCGGTGTTCTGCCGTTCGAGTATGTGCAGCGCCCGAGAGGTGGCCGTCCGGGCGCTGTCGTCGTCGGCCAGCAGCCAGACGTCGGGCCGGTACCAGGACCCGTCCAACTCCACCCGGCCGGGCAGCCAGTCCCCGGGCGGGCGCCGGGGGAGCCGGGAGAGCTGGGGATGGGTCTCGCGCACCGCGTCCCAGTAGCAGGCCAGTCGCTGATTGGCCTGGTCGACGACGGCCTGGGCATGCGACCGGCACCGGTCAACGCTGGTGCGCCACTGGCCCATCCAGTGGCCGTACCGCGCGAGCGCCGCGGGCCGGGGGTCCTCCCGGACGTCGTACTGGGTGACCACGCGCACCGATTCCGCGCGCAACCTGCTGAGCAGGGCGTGCTCCCGCCCGATGAGGGCGGCGCGCATCTGCTCGGTGGCCCGGCGGACACCGGTGCGCACCTCCATCACATACGGAGTGATCAGCAGTTCGGGGGCCGGTGGCTCGATGGGCGGCGGTGGCGTCTTGCCCCGCTCCTCCTCGGGCGGCGCCGGGAGCGGGACGCGGGGGACGCCGCGGGCGCCGTCGCGCCTGCCCCGCCATCGGGCCGCGAAGCGGGCGGTACGGCCGAGCCTTCCCCGGCGCACCACCCCGTTGACACTGTCGGTTGTGATCATGGAAATGGATCCCCCGATTTCCCCGGCGCGGGAATTCCCGCACCGGACAGCCGCATTGCGGACAGTGGAATTCCGCTTTCTCCCGCAAAGGGCTCGCAGTCGATGTGGATGACGATGACGATGTCGTTGTCGATTCGATTCCCTGTCAGACCGTATCGATGAGGTCGTACCCGGGAATGCTCCCCATAGGACACGATCCTGAAAACGCCCGGAAGTCGACCGGAGAACGCCCTCGTCGATGCCTGACGCCGGGTCATACTGGAACGGTTCCGGGGCCACGCCTCTTTGATCATGAATCTCGGAACACGACCTCGGGGGAATGGGAGATGGGTCGGTGGAGAACGTTCCAGGGTGCGCGGAGCCCACGCTCCGGATCAGCCAGACGCACTTTCCGGTGGAGACCCTGGGCCCGGGGCGGCGCCTGGGCATCTGGTCCCAGGGGTGCGGACTGGCCTGCGCCGGCTGTATGTCCCGGCACACCTGGGATCCATCGGGCGGCGCCTCCCGTACGGTGTCGTCCCTGCTCGGGCTGTGGCGCGAGGCGTTGGCCCGGGGCGCCGACGGGCTGACGGTCAGCGGCGGCGAGCCGCTCGACCAGCCCACCGCCCTGGAGGCCCTGCTGGCCGGGGCGGCGCGGGCCCGTGCGGAGGCGGTGGCACCGGGCGGCCCGGCGGCGGGCCGCGAGATCGACATCCTCCTGTACACGGGATACGAGGAGGAGGAAGTGGAAGCCGACGCGGTGCGCTCCGCCGCCGTCCGCCACGCCGATGTGCTGGTGTCCGGGCGCTTCCGGGCGGCCGAACCCACCGCCCTGGTGTGGCGCGGCTCGGCGAACCAGCCCATGCGGCCGCGCACGGAGCGGGGGCGGGCGCGTTACCAGGAACATCTGGCCCGGACGGAGAGCGGGCCGCGTCTGCAGATGGTCGAGGGGGACGGCGATGTGCGGCTCTACGGAGTGCCGCGGCGCGGCGAACTGGCCGCGCTGGAGCGTCGGTTGCGGCGGGCGGGGATCGCCCTCACCGGTGCCAGCTGGCGCCCCTGAGCGGGGGCACCGGCCCGGCTGGTACGGCGCGTGGTGGGCCGGTCCGCCGTGCTCACAGCGCGCCCACGGCCTCGGCGATCTCCCGGCTGCGCACCACCAGATGCACCCGCCAGCGGGCGTCCCGGGCGAGTTCGTCGCGGATCGCCCAGCGCAGCCAGGTCGCGCTGACCGCCGGTGCCAGTCCGCCCCGCCCCGCGCCGAGCAGTGGAAAGCAGATGGAGGACAGGGCGGGCTCGTAGCGGTCGCGCTCGGCCCGGGCGAGCGCGAAGCACGCGCTGACCGCGCGGGCGATGCTCTCCGGGCGGACCTCGTACGTGTCGTCCAGCGGTGTGGCCACCGCGGCGTGGTAGATCCGCCGGACGCCGCGCGCGGCCAGCGCCCCCGGCGAGGTGGGCACCACCGTGCCCGGCCGGATCGGCAGCCCCGGGCGGCCGTGGGCGCGCAGCCACGCGGCCAGTTCGCGGGCGAGCACATCGTCGACGATCTCTCCGGCGGGGTCGCGTACGGCGGCGGCCAGGCGCAGCGCGCCGGAGACGGTGGGGCGGAAGGTCTTGGACATCTCCAGGTAGACGTTCTCCGAGGAGACCAGCACCTCGATGTCCCGCAGCAGTTCGATGGGGGAGACATGGAGGGTGAACGTGCTCTGCGCGTCCACCGGCACACTGTCCACCCGCAGCGGAGGCTCCTGGCCGATCCGGCTGACCCGGCCGCCGCGCGCGAGCGTGCTCTGCCCGGCCGCGCTCGGTTCGGCGGGAAGCCGGGCCCCGGCGCCCGGTCCGGGGCTCCGTCCCGTCGGGCCCGGTCCACCGGAGAGGGGCGGCGGCTCGCGCAGGATGGTCAGCACGGCCTCGGCGAGTTGCTGGACGACCTGCGGTTCCTGGTGCTTGCGGAACCGCTCGGAGGTGACTCCGTACACGGCGGCGGCCGTCTTACGGCGGTCATGGGCGGGCGCGCCCCGGCGGTCGGGGAGCAGTCCGAAGGTGTGGGCCGCGGCCTGGCCCAGCAGATCGCGCTCGCCGAGGCGCCGTACCGCCTCCTTGAGCAGCGCCTCGATACCGGCCGGGGCGTCGTCGGAGCCATCGCAGAAGCCGCCCGCCACGGCCGCGGCGCGCAGCGCCGGCCGATCGATGCTGCGCAGATCTGGCAGCCCGGGCCTGCGTATGCTTTTGAGTTCTTCCAGGAGTTGATCGTATGTGGGCAAATTTGACTCAAATGGCTCCTGACTCATGGTCACCAGGCTAGCGACCGGCCGAGAAAGAGGAAATCGGTCTCCCGGCGGCCGTTCCCTGCCGGGCTTTGTACCGCCGGTAATTCACGCCGCGCTGGAACAGATTTCCGATTTCCGGGGTTCCGCTTTCTTGATCCACGGCCCGGCGCCCCCCGCCCGCCGTCGCCGCCATGAATGCGACAACGCCTGCCCGTTCACGAGGTGACCTCTGTGACCCATCCGCACCGGCAACCGCCCCCCACGGAATACGAGGACGACGAGGAGTACGGGGTCTCCGGGGAGCCCGGAGGGCCGCGGCGCGCGCACGACGCCGGGCCGCCGCCCACCGAACACGAGGAGCCGCCCCCGTCGGCGGCCGCCGCATCGGCCGGGCCCACCGAGGACGAGGTCCCCTCGGCCGCCTCCGCGCAGGCCGCGGACGGGGGTCGCGACCTGCGCGGGGACACCGGAGCGCTGCCCGTCTCGCTGCGCGGCCGGTTCCGCCTGAGGGCCGTGCTGCGCCGCCCCGACCATCCGCACCAGGCGGCCGTCTACCGTGTCGAGGACGACCGCGGCAGCCACATCCTGAAGTGGTACCACCGCGGCCACGGCCCGGACCGCCGGGTGTGGGAGCTGCTGCGGGACCGCCCGCGCCGCCACCTCACCCACTTCACCGAGACCAGCGACACCGGGGCCGACGGCCATCCGTACGACCTGGCGCCCTCCTACGGCGAGACCGACCTGGCCGGATATCTGGGGGACAATCCCGGCCCGGCCGACCCCGTGCTCATCCACGGCGTCGTACGGCAGTTGCACGAGGCCCTCACCACCCTGCACGAACTGAACATCGTGCACCGGGACCTCAGCCCCGCCAACATCGTGCTCGGCAGCCTCGACCCGGCCCACCCGGACCTCGTCCTCGTGGACTTCGCCGTCTCCGCCCACGAACCCGCCGAGCGCTACACCCGGGACGAGCGCTGGGTCGGCACCGCCCTCTACATGTCCCCGCAGGCGTCGCTGCGCCACCAGCTGATCCATCCGCCCGCCGACTGGTGGTCGCTCGGCATGATCGTCGCCGAGATGGCCGGGGGACGCCACCCCATCCGGTTCACCGACAACGACTTCGTACGGGAGGAGATCAGCTCCCGCGCCCCGGATCTGTCCCCGGTCACCGACCACCGGCTGCGGCTGCTGTGCCGGGGGCTGCTCACCCGTGACCCCGACCACCGCTGGGGCACCGACGAGGTGGCGCAGTGGCTGGTGGGCGGCTCGCCGCCGGTCGCCCCCTGGGAGGCGGGCGCGGCCCCCGGCGCCTCGGACCCCGCGGACGACCCGGACATCGACCCGTTCGCCTTCCTCGGCGAGCGCTACACCAGGCCGAAGCAGCTGGCCAGGGCGTTCAGCGAGAACTGGCGGCCCGCCCGGCAACTCCTCTCCCGGCGGCGCGGCCGCAGTGAATTCACCCGCTGGCTACGGCAGTTCGAGGGCGTTCCGGGCCGCGACCCCGAGGAACTGACCGCGCTGCTCGGCCTCCTGGAGCCGCACCACCCCGCCCCGCCGCCGCGTGAGCCCAAGCCGGTCACGATGGTGCGGCTGATCACCTGGCTCGGCCCCACCCTCGACGCCTCCTACCGCGGGGTTCCGCTGGACCACGCGGGGCTGGGCGATCTGCTCCGGGAGGCCGGGCGCGGCGATGAGTTCGCCCTCTCCGTCGTGGCGGACCTGCGCGACCACACCATCCTGCCGCTGCTGGACTCACGGCCCGGCGGCGAAGGGCTCGCCGAGGTGCAGCAGCGCTGGCTGACGGCCCGCTCCCGCTGGCAGCACACCGTGGACGAGGCGCTGCACGCGTCGCCCTGGCTGCGCGACCGCCGTGCCGAGGTGCGCGCCGCCACCCGGCTCGACCGCTCCCGGCTGGCCGCCCTCCTCTCGCTCGCCGCCGCCCCCACCGCGCACCGGCGCAGGCTCCGGGAGCGGACCGCCCGTATCCAGGCGGCGTTCCCGAAGCCGGTGGCCTGGTACGGCCGGTTGCTGCGCGACCCCGACGACCTGGTGCGGATGCAACTGGCCGAGTGGCTGGCCGGATTCGCCGAGCAGGAGTCCACGGAGGCGCAGGGCCGGGTGAACGACGAGCGCGCCCTCCTCCGCCAGGAGCGCGACATGGACGTGGCCACGCTGTGGGTGCGCAGACAGGACATGCTGCCCACGCTCGGCTGGGCCCTCGGCGGAGCCGTCGGCCTAGTCCTCCCGTGGATCTTCGCGATCGGCCTCGGCGATCTGGTGGGATGGCCCGCCCAGCGCGCGGTGCTGACGGCGTGGATGCTGGCCGTCCCGGCGGCCGCCGCCGTGCTGGCGCTGGAGCTGTGGACGGCGTACCGCATCGGCAGCCCCGGCTACCATCCGGACCGTTCCCTGGCCGGGCTGCTGATCGACCGCGCGCTGCCCGTGGCCCGGTTCATCCGCCGCCCCGGCTCGCGCTTCCCCGTCCAGAGCCTGCTGATCCTCCCGGCCATCGCCCTGTTGTGGGCCACCGTGGCCTACGCCCCCTGGGTGTGGCCGGTCGCCACGGTGGCCGTTCTTCTCTGGTGGACCTGGCACCGGACGCGGTGCTGGCGCCGCTATGTGGCGGAGCTTCGTGGCCGGGACGGCCGGGTCCGCCCCGGCCGTCCGAGGGCAACCGCCCCGCCGACGTCAGGGAGTGTCACATGAGTTCGGGCCAGGCGATCCCCAGCATCGGCGATGTGATGCCGGATGTGTACTTCCCCCAGCCTCCGGCCGCCGAGACCCTCCAGCACACGGTCCAGGACACCGTCCAGAACACCGGAGTGCCGCACCAGACGGTCCAGGGCACCGGGCTGTCGGACCACATCGGCACCGGTGTCGGCCAGCACATCGGCGACGCCGTGCAGAACGCCGGGGGCCATGCGCTGCACGCCGCCATGGACCAGCTGCACGACCTGATGGTGCCCGCTCTGATCGGCCTCGGCTCGCTCAGCGGGGCGCTGCTCGTCGGCCGCGCCACCATGGCCGGGGCGCAGGTGCTCGCGGCCGCCGCCATCCGCGCCGCCGAGTACCAGGCCGAGCTGCGGGAGCGGCAGTTGGACGCCCGGCAGGCCGCCGAGTGCTGGCGGGACGCCGCCTTCGCCGCCGTCCGGGCCAACGCCCGCCTCGACACGCTCCGTGCGCGCATCCGGCGGGCCGCCACGGCCGCCGGACCCGACGGGCCCCCGGAGCCGCCCGACCTGCCGCCGCCGCTGGCCCTGACCGGCATGAGCCTGGACGAGGTGTGGCGACGGCTGGCCGACACCGACCGCCGGCTGCGCCGCGCGGAGGTCGCGTACGCACGCGCCACCATGGAGGCCGCCGCCCGCCCGGTGGCCGGAGCGCACCCCGCGGACTCCGGCTGGCACGCCACCCTGCGCGCCCGCCGCGTCAAGGCCCTGGAGGCGTACGAGGAGGCCGCCACCGAAACCGAGGCCCGCGACGCGCTGCCGCAGCCGCCGCCCGCCGCCACCGCGGCCCCGGGCGAGGAGGAAGTGCTGCGGCTGGGCGCCGACCTGCTGGCCATGCTGCCGCGGAATGTGGCGGTGGCCGACTACCGGCTGGTGGAGGAGAAGGTCACCGTCGCCGCGGAGGTGGCCGCCCAGCGGCCCGCGGCGGCCAGGCGCCATCTGCGGGAGGCCGCCCGGTTCGCCGAGCGGGTCTCGCGTGACGCCGAGCGGCGGCAGGAGACCGAGGAGTGGGCCGCCCAGCAGCTCGCCTTCCTCCGCGCCGACCACCCCGGCACCCCCGTTCCACTGCCCGACGCCGGGGCGGAGATCGCCGTCCTGGAGCGCTTTCTGCACCACGGCGGGACGCTGGAGGAGGCCGAGCGCGCCCGCGTCGCGGCCCGCGTGGGAGAGCGGGGCGACGCGCATCAGCGGATGTACGCCGCGGAGGTGATCCGCGCGGCGGTCCAGCGGTCGGAGCCGGAGACGGCCGGATACGCCACCTCCGGAGCGGTGCAGTTCATCGACTGGACCCCGCCGGGCTGGGGGGACGACCACTGGCTGCGCGTCAGCGTGGACGCCGAGGGCACCGCCCGGGTCTCCACCATGCACCGCGAGCGCGACCCCGCCGAGGAGACCGACGGCGATCTGGACCTCGACTGGCGGCGGTGCGTCGAGGCCCCCGACCATCTGCGCGAGCTGCGGAAGCTGGCCGAACGGGCTGGGCTCAGCGTGCCGTTCGAGTTCGACGAGCCACCCGCGCGGCCGGCCCCGCGCACGGCGGCCCGCCCCGCCCACGACCATCGCACCGGACCCAAGGTCCGCCACCGTGACCAGGAGACGTAAGTATGACCGAGGCAGCCACCTCCCCGGACCGCGGAGACCGCAGCCTCCCGGCCTTCGCCGAAGAGCTGGTCGGCACGCTCAGCGTCCACTCCCAGTACGTCCTGCACGGCAGCATCCGGGACATCCACCTCGTCCGCCACGACAAGGACCCCGACGTGGGCGGTCCCGAGCGGACGTACGACGCCCACCACACCCTCACCGAGGTGCTGTGGAACGCCCTGTGGCAGGAGGGGTACGAGGCGCTGATCCGCTTCGACATCGCCGACGGCTTCACCGTCGTCGCGGGCCCCGCGGCCAAAGAGGTCCGCGAGGTGCTGCACGGGCGGGACGCCACCGGAGCCGGGCGCGCCCGCCGTGCCGACACCCCCGTCCACCTGGCCGACGCGGAGCGGATCCTGGGTGACATCGTCACCGGCTGGAAGCAGCGGGGGCGGCAGCAGAAGACACCGGACGGACGCCCCCGCCCGGACACCGCACAGCGTCAACAGCCCTACCGGGTGGTCCTGTTGATCGACTACGCCGCCCGGATCCCCACCGATGTCACCCGGCTCAGCGATGCGGAGCGGGACTTCTTCCTCAACTGCCTGAAGCTGGCCGAGGACGCGCGGCCGATCTCCTCACCGGGCAGCGGACGGCGGCTGTTCAACCCCGTGATCTGGCTCGCCGACGGGGAGCGCGACCTGCCCACCTGGCTGGTGGCGGGCAGCGAACGGGTCCGTACCATCGGCATCCCGCTGCCCGACCTGGGCAGCAGACGGCGCATGGCCGAGCTGCTGGCCGGGGAGCACACCGCCGCGTCCGCGCCCGAGGACAACGGGGACGACGGGCCGGTGCGGCTCGACAAGCAACGGCCGCCGGACGAGCACGACCTCGACACCTTTGCCCGCGCCACCGCCGGACTGACCCTGCGCGCGATGCGGGAGAGTGCCCGGATGGCGCTCGACCGCGGGCTGTCGTTCGCCGAGATGCGGGACGCGGTCCGGGTCTACCAGCTCGGCGTCAAGGACAACCCGTGGCAGGCGGATTACATCCGCGCGCAGATCAAGAAGGGCGAGGCGGATCTGCGGGCGCGGGTGAAGGGCCAGGAGAAGGCGGTCGGCAAGACCCTCGACATCCTCAAGCGCGCCGCCCTCGGCCTCTCCGGCGCCCAGGCGTCCCACCCCGGCAGCCGGCCGCGCGGTGTGCTGTTCTTCGCCGGGCCGACCGGCACCGGCAAGACCGAGCTGGCCAAGTCGGTGGCCAAGCTGCTGTTCGGCACCGAGGACGCCTGTCTGCGCTTCGACATGAGCGAGTTCTCCGCACCGCACTCGGTGGACCGGCTGCTCGGCGCACCGCCGGGATACGTGGGCTACGAGGCGGGTGGCGAGCTGACCACGGCGGTGCGCAACGACCCCTTCCGGGTGGTGCTGTTCGACGAGATCGACAAGGCCGACAAGGGGGTGCTGGACAAGTTCCTCCAGGTGCTCGAGGACGGCCGGCTCACCGATGGGCAGGGGGTCACCACGTACTTCAGCGAATGCGTGCTGATCTTCACCTCCAACCTCGGGGTCAGGAAACCGACCGGCGAGGGCGGCCGCGAAGGGCGGGTGGCCGAGCCCGGTATGCCGTACCACCAGCTGGAGGAGATCATCCTGGCCAATGTGAAGGAACACTTCGTGGAGGGGATCGGCCGCCCGGAGCTGATGAACCGGTTCGGCGGCAATGTGGTGGTCTTCGACTACATCGACGCCAAGGTGGCCGCCGAGATCTTCGACTCCCAGGTGGGCAACATCCAGCGGGTGCTGCGCGAGGACCAAGGGGTGCATCTGCGCCTCTCCGACGAGGCGCATCAGGCGCTGTCCACCTACTGCACGGCGGATGTCGACAACGGCGGCCGGGGCATCGGCATGCTGCTGGAGACGCATCTGATCAACCCGCTGGCACGGGCGCTGTTCGACCAGGAGCAGCTGGCGGGCACGGTGGTCACCGTCACCGGTGTGCGGCCCGCCACGGACGGGACGGTGGCCCTGGACCTGCGGGTGGTACGCACCGGGGCCGCGGGTTCCGGTCCCGGCGGCGGCCGATGAGTGGTGGGGCCGCTCCGGCGGGGTGGTGGCGCGAGCCGGACGACGAGGAGGGGGAAGCACCGGCGGGTCCGCCGGAAGCGGCCCCACCGGCGGGACCGGCGGAAGCGGCGGGGAGGGCGGACGCGGAGGCCCCGGAGGCGCGGCCCGTGCCCGAGCCCCGGCCGGAACCCCGGCCCGCGCCGCCCCCGGCCGGGGTCGAGGTGTCCGCGCCCTGCTGGAACTGCCGTGCGCCGGTGGCCCCCCGGGACACCCGCTGCGCGTCCTGCGGCCGTGCGCGCACCCATGCGCTGCTGGTCTGCGCCGAGCCCTGTCTGGAGCTCCGCCACGGCCCGGGCCCACCGCTGGGCTTGGGCCGCCACCCGGACTGGGCGCCCCGGACCGCCGCCGCGTTCGCGGGCTGGAACAAGGTCTCCCGGCATCATGCCTCGATCACGGTGGAGCCGGACGGCACCGCCTGGGTCGAGGAGCCGGAGGCGGGCAGCCGCAACGGTACGTATCTCAACGGTGCCCGGATCGCGGCGGGTGTGCGCACCCCCGTCCGCGACGGCGACCAGCTGCGGCTCGGGCTGCGGGTCAGCTTCGCCATACGGCTGTACGGACCGGAGCCCGGCACCGGCTGAGCCGGTGCCGGGCGGGGTCGCGGGGCGGACCCCCGTGCCGCCCCGCGCGCTCATGCCCGCATACCGGGCGGAATGATGACCGCCCGCAGCGGTGCCAGCAGCTGGTTGGCCTCGCCCGCCCCCTCGAACGTGCCCAGGTTGTGGGCCTGGCCGGGCACCGCCTTCAGTGGCTCCTCCCCGCAGCGGTCGCCGAACAGCACCAGGGCGGGGTGCGGGCGGTGCCGCCGCGACTGCCACACCAGCCCCTGGGCGTCCGGCACCTGACGCCGGATCTCCCTCGCCCAGGCGCGGGTCTGCGCGTACTCGTCGGTCTCCAGCAGCCAGGAGGTCTGGAACACCGCGGCCAGGTCCTCCTCCTCGACCAGCCGTACCAGGAGCAGATGCTCGGTCACTCGCACCTTGGACAGCGAGCGGGGGGCCGCCAGCGCCCACGGCACCTGACGCCGCCCCTCCGGCCCGGTGAACTCCATGTCCCGCAGCATCACCTCGGCGAGGGTGGTGGCCGGTGCCACGGCCGCGTAGAGATAGGGGTACCGGTCCTCGGTGGTGGCGTCGAAGCGGTTGCCGCCGAAGAAGGAGTGCGCGGGCCTCGGGTTGAACTCGGTGCAGGCGTAGGCGGTTTCATGGCACCTCCACAGCTCGGTGCCCGCGCTCAGGACGAACAGGTTCGGACTCATCCGCGCGCCCTCGGGGGGCGCCTGCCTCACCATCCGCCGTCTCCGATCAGCGCGGCGGCGGCCTCGGTCAGCCGGGCGTCCGGCACCCGCCCCACCAGGGCGGCGGGCGCGTCGCGCAGCCAGGTGTTGCCGCCGAGCCACCAGTCGGCGGCGCCCCACGGGTCCTGGTCCGACAGCAGCATCCTGTTGATCCGCTGCACCACCGGCCGTGGCTCACCGGTGTCCGGGTCGAACTGGAACTCCGGGTAGCGGTCGCCGCGTTCGGGATCGGACAGCCGGATCAGCCCGGCCCCGGTGGGATCCTCGGCGGCCGTGCCGGTGAGCTGCTCCGGGCCCCGCGCGGGGGCGGTCAGCAGCCGTTGCCGTACGGCCCGGGCGATCTCGGCGCTCTCGGGGTCCAGCGCCGGCCAGTCCACGGAGTCCAGCAGCCGGATCAGCTCGGCCAGCCGGTCGGTGTCCGGCAGGACCGCGGCGGGAGCCGCGCCCCCGGACCTGAACTGGTCCAGCTTTCTGCGCAGTTCCATCTCGCGGGGGAGGGGCAGCAGCGCCAGCCGCACCTGCCGCACGGCACCGCGCACGGCCCTGGTGTCGTCTTCGGCGGCCCGCAGCCGCAGCACACTGTCCTGGAAGCCGCTGAACTGCGCGGCGGTGAGCGAGGCGCGGATCTCCGGCAGATGCCGGCGCAGCAGCTCCAGGAGATCGTCGGTGGTCATGCCTGTCGTCCTTCCACGGGTGCGTGGGGCGCGGGGTTCCCCTGGTGGATGAATCCGGCCCAGGAGACGGTCCGGGCCAGGCCGCCCGCGTCGCGCTGCGTCTCGGCCAGCAGAAGCCCGGTCAGCCCGGGGACGGGGTGGCGGTCATGGTCGAGCATCCACAGCTGGGCGGCGCGCAGGGCGTCCGGCGGGGCCAGCCCGACGACGGTCAGCCGGTGGTGGAAGACCACCATCAGCGCGGCCGAGGCGCTGTCCGAGACCTTCCACCGCGAGCCGACCACATCCGTGGCGCCGCGCGCCAGCAGTGCGGTGGTCGGGGTCAGCGCCTCGTCGTGGTCACGGCTGCTGAGGTCCGTCTCGCAGGCGCTGAGCACGATCAGCGGCCCGGTGGCGGCCCGTTCCCCGGCGGGTACGTCGAGGATGCGCGTAACCGTCAGCCTGCCCGGGGCCGGGGTGTCCGCGGGGTCGGGGGCGTCTGCGGTGTCCGGGCCGGCCAGGTGGAGGGCCGAGTCGGTGGGCCGCAGCCCGGCCAGGCCGTGCGCCACCAGGTGCAGCAGCGAGGCGGCGGGCGCGGCCGGGCCTCCGGGCAGGTGGAAGAGCACGTCGTCGGGCGTGCCCAGGGCGTGCCCGGGCGCGTCCTCGTGCCAGCCGTAGAGCAGGGCCTCGGTGTAGTACGCGGTACGCAGCGCCGTCACCTCGTCCTGCGCCCAGGTCAGATCCCCGCTGGGGTCGGCCACCAGCACCGCGCGCTCGTTCGCGGGCACCCGGCCGCGCCGGGCGGCCCGCAGGAACTCACCGCCGGACGCGGCGTACGAGATGACCGCGTCCTCGCAGGCGTACGCGTACCGGCGCCGCACACCGTCCCGTGGCCCGGGGAGGCGGGCGGCGTGCCACGGCACGGCACCGA encodes the following:
- a CDS encoding protein kinase domain-containing protein gives rise to the protein MTHPHRQPPPTEYEDDEEYGVSGEPGGPRRAHDAGPPPTEHEEPPPSAAAASAGPTEDEVPSAASAQAADGGRDLRGDTGALPVSLRGRFRLRAVLRRPDHPHQAAVYRVEDDRGSHILKWYHRGHGPDRRVWELLRDRPRRHLTHFTETSDTGADGHPYDLAPSYGETDLAGYLGDNPGPADPVLIHGVVRQLHEALTTLHELNIVHRDLSPANIVLGSLDPAHPDLVLVDFAVSAHEPAERYTRDERWVGTALYMSPQASLRHQLIHPPADWWSLGMIVAEMAGGRHPIRFTDNDFVREEISSRAPDLSPVTDHRLRLLCRGLLTRDPDHRWGTDEVAQWLVGGSPPVAPWEAGAAPGASDPADDPDIDPFAFLGERYTRPKQLARAFSENWRPARQLLSRRRGRSEFTRWLRQFEGVPGRDPEELTALLGLLEPHHPAPPPREPKPVTMVRLITWLGPTLDASYRGVPLDHAGLGDLLREAGRGDEFALSVVADLRDHTILPLLDSRPGGEGLAEVQQRWLTARSRWQHTVDEALHASPWLRDRRAEVRAATRLDRSRLAALLSLAAAPTAHRRRLRERTARIQAAFPKPVAWYGRLLRDPDDLVRMQLAEWLAGFAEQESTEAQGRVNDERALLRQERDMDVATLWVRRQDMLPTLGWALGGAVGLVLPWIFAIGLGDLVGWPAQRAVLTAWMLAVPAAAAVLALELWTAYRIGSPGYHPDRSLAGLLIDRALPVARFIRRPGSRFPVQSLLILPAIALLWATVAYAPWVWPVATVAVLLWWTWHRTRCWRRYVAELRGRDGRVRPGRPRATAPPTSGSVT
- a CDS encoding FHA domain-containing protein produces the protein MPEPRPEPRPAPPPAGVEVSAPCWNCRAPVAPRDTRCASCGRARTHALLVCAEPCLELRHGPGPPLGLGRHPDWAPRTAAAFAGWNKVSRHHASITVEPDGTAWVEEPEAGSRNGTYLNGARIAAGVRTPVRDGDQLRLGLRVSFAIRLYGPEPGTG
- a CDS encoding 4Fe-4S cluster-binding domain-containing protein, which gives rise to MENVPGCAEPTLRISQTHFPVETLGPGRRLGIWSQGCGLACAGCMSRHTWDPSGGASRTVSSLLGLWREALARGADGLTVSGGEPLDQPTALEALLAGAARARAEAVAPGGPAAGREIDILLYTGYEEEEVEADAVRSAAVRHADVLVSGRFRAAEPTALVWRGSANQPMRPRTERGRARYQEHLARTESGPRLQMVEGDGDVRLYGVPRRGELAALERRLRRAGIALTGASWRP
- a CDS encoding Appr-1-p processing protein, whose amino-acid sequence is MSQEPFESNLPTYDQLLEELKSIRRPGLPDLRSIDRPALRAAAVAGGFCDGSDDAPAGIEALLKEAVRRLGERDLLGQAAAHTFGLLPDRRGAPAHDRRKTAAAVYGVTSERFRKHQEPQVVQQLAEAVLTILREPPPLSGGPGPTGRSPGPGAGARLPAEPSAAGQSTLARGGRVSRIGQEPPLRVDSVPVDAQSTFTLHVSPIELLRDIEVLVSSENVYLEMSKTFRPTVSGALRLAAAVRDPAGEIVDDVLARELAAWLRAHGRPGLPIRPGTVVPTSPGALAARGVRRIYHAAVATPLDDTYEVRPESIARAVSACFALARAERDRYEPALSSICFPLLGAGRGGLAPAVSATWLRWAIRDELARDARWRVHLVVRSREIAEAVGAL
- a CDS encoding AAA family ATPase, with the translated sequence MTEAATSPDRGDRSLPAFAEELVGTLSVHSQYVLHGSIRDIHLVRHDKDPDVGGPERTYDAHHTLTEVLWNALWQEGYEALIRFDIADGFTVVAGPAAKEVREVLHGRDATGAGRARRADTPVHLADAERILGDIVTGWKQRGRQQKTPDGRPRPDTAQRQQPYRVVLLIDYAARIPTDVTRLSDAERDFFLNCLKLAEDARPISSPGSGRRLFNPVIWLADGERDLPTWLVAGSERVRTIGIPLPDLGSRRRMAELLAGEHTAASAPEDNGDDGPVRLDKQRPPDEHDLDTFARATAGLTLRAMRESARMALDRGLSFAEMRDAVRVYQLGVKDNPWQADYIRAQIKKGEADLRARVKGQEKAVGKTLDILKRAALGLSGAQASHPGSRPRGVLFFAGPTGTGKTELAKSVAKLLFGTEDACLRFDMSEFSAPHSVDRLLGAPPGYVGYEAGGELTTAVRNDPFRVVLFDEIDKADKGVLDKFLQVLEDGRLTDGQGVTTYFSECVLIFTSNLGVRKPTGEGGREGRVAEPGMPYHQLEEIILANVKEHFVEGIGRPELMNRFGGNVVVFDYIDAKVAAEIFDSQVGNIQRVLREDQGVHLRLSDEAHQALSTYCTADVDNGGRGIGMLLETHLINPLARALFDQEQLAGTVVTVTGVRPATDGTVALDLRVVRTGAAGSGPGGGR